The genomic DNA TTATCCATAGTTTGCTGCACTAGAAATATTGTGTATTGGTAAGACATCCTACAACCAATGAAGTATCTTGAAATAGCAGGCACCAGAGTAGTACGTTGCATTGAGAGCCAATAGCAAGACAAGATTTAGGACAATTTTAATGTAACAAGACTAGTATGTTGACAATCATATTATATCCAAGGAACAACAGAAGTAGAGAAAATGACTAACTCttatatttttaaagtaaaaatcCGAATTGTTAATGGTAAAAAATAGTAACCTACATGAAACCAGAAGCTTGAACTTGACAAAGATGAAGAgacaaaataaaagttaaaacCAAAATTTATGAAAAGAAAATAAGTACTAGAATCACTGAGAAAATACTTCATTGTAAACTAACATTGCAATTAAATCCTACCTAGTCCTATCAACAGCAGATGCACCAGCCTGTCCTGCAAGTTGTCGTTTCCATGCATATGCAACAACTGCACCATCCGGGCAAACAAGGGGCATGTGCAATCCCCAAGAATTACCTCGTAGCTTGGTAGACCCATTCAATACCCCAGAAGCTTCCAGTTGGTTTCCTAAGAAAGGAAGAGAATACAAATTAATTTATACTGAAAAATGTTTGAAATAATGGAAATACTTGTTCagcaatgttaaaaaatataataaacttTCTACTTACTATAGCTAAACAGGTTGAAGCGAAGAGTCTAATTGAGTGTGAGGAGACAAATAAATTGTAGTTAAGAGATCTGATTATTATCAGTGTGTAGTCTTGCACAACATTCAATATAAGAATAAGATCTATGTAACTGACCTCAAATAATTGGGACTAACAGAGGTTGATGATGATACTGACAACAAAGATCTTatagttttcttttctctttctcagAAGACTTCTGTTTATTTTCAAAATGGTAACTGTAGGACAAGTGGTACGGCAAACCAAAATTAAACTGGcaaaatacttcatttataagCCAAACCTAGAGTTTTAAGCGTGATAGTTTTATTCTCATGACATTCACTCACGGAAGAGTGATATACTACTACTGTTAATAACTCATATACCTGGAAAAAGCTTGAATTTTCTTTTGAATGCCAATTTCCTAGACAATATGCTGGATGGTTATAGTACTCTGAGCAGGTTCACACTGAATTATGTATTTTGTTCCAAACCTATGGGCTAGGGATTCAACAATTAAATCAACAACAATGTGAGATGATAGCTGCTTATATTTTGGACCAACAACGATCCTTGACAGGTCAACCTACCGAAACCACAAAGCAACATCATaaccaagaaacaaaagaaatCAGACGTaacattgaaataaaaaaaaggactagaaaaaaaaaaccaagaaCAAGATTCTAAGCCTATGACAGAAACAGTttgaatacaacaacaacaacaaaagtgACCAGATAAAGATCAATAATAAGATTCAAATcctaagagaaaaaaaatcaaacggTTTGAATGCAACCAAAAATCAAGATAATGATTCaaaccctaaggaagcaaaatgAAGCAATTTGAATTGTACTTGGCAGAATCGCGGCATTTATCGTATAGTGATCTCAGTAGATCAGGGAGAGATAAACCACGAAGTTCTATATGGATAATAAACTGGAAAAAAAAAGATCGACGAAAGAGAATGGGGAGGAGAGAGCACCGAGTCCGCGGAGATCGTTGAAGTGCTGGCGCATCGAGGTGTCCTCCTTGCGGAGAAGCTGGGCGACCCTGTCAATCGACTGCTGAGGATCGTCGGCCGATAATAACAGCGCCTCCAGCAAGCGGTCGGCACCAAGCCGAATGTCGGCTATGATTCGGGCGGCGGAAGCCAGCCGCTCCATGGCCAGAGCCACCTGCTTCGGAGGAGCCTGCGAAGAAACTTCGCCATTCGATTCCATCAGATCCTGAGACTGCGTCGTCGCAACCGCCGTCCCAGCGGTGATTGACTGCTGAAATTGCGCCATCATGTCGCTCCTCCTCCTTCCTGAGAGCCCTTAATAAGGCAGATTAATTCGCCAAGGTAAAGAAGGAAAATATGTTTCCTGTCGCTGCCATTTAAaacaaacttttaaaaatattttatttttaaaaatcggtttaataataattattcatcatttttaaattaaaaaaatacttataaaatatatttagtGCGATTGTTTATCCTACGTGTAACCATAAATTTAttgaaattaaaaccatgtttcaGTAAATCATCTCAGCGCTAAAGTTAGATGATATTGtatagtagaaaatgaaaaggcctTTCTAAATAGCAAATACAATCCTCTATAAGGTTTTGAGTAAAAGATACATTGTCCCACACGAAGTTGATGCAAGAATGGAAGGTTCATGTATAATTGAATAGCTAGTGATGTTTTCCATCCTGATGTCGGTGCTGAACACTGCATTCTTCAGACTGCAAGTGGTTTGAGTAGTATCAGTTGTTTAGACTGCACTGCAGTCTAGTTGTTACTTCAGTGGCTTCCACAGATTAAGATGCCTGCTAGTTGAGACAACTCTGTTTGTTGTTAAAATACCTGCTAGTGGGAAGCTTAAGGAATGAaatagagataaaaaaaaaattgatattcaCATAAACCAGCTAAGGGCATTATCATATAGCCAACCTCAAACTGTCGTCCAACTATACATTGCGACTGCGACGCAGTAGAGATTTTCATTTCGGTCTTCCAGAGTACTTGACTTTAGTGAAACGTCCAACCATGTAAAATGTAACTCTATCCTCTGAAAGAAGGATccaaataatttaaaaatgagTTGTGAGTAAGAGACGATCCAATATATACACTTGCACTTACAATAACAAAACATGACTCAGTTTGCTTTAGCGGCACCGGAGTTACGGCCAAATTGAATAATGATTGGCTTTCCTTTGAAGACGTATCCATTGACTAGATTCTGCACAAAGGTAAAATAAATTAACGATCAAAATCTTACATAAAAGAAGAAACCCCAGGGAGTATCTACAGAAGATGTAAATCCAGGAGGAACACTATGAGAAGAGGCAGATACGTCAGGCTATTGTTCAACACACACCAGTGCATGCTGAGCAAGATCTACAGATGGAAATGTCACGAATGCTTGACCCCTCATGCGGCCTTCCTGATGTACAATTAACATGAGGAACAAAAAAAGATTGACGTTATAACGATGTATTAATGTAAAGACACAACAGATACCAAATCGAATACAATTTTATTGCAGCAATTATGTTAGGTGCATATGCTAAAACATCGAAGTATGTTCATGTAAGATGTCAAATGATTATATGCTCAACCTGGTTATATGGACAAACAAGTGGCATGAGATTAAGAAAGGTTGTCAGTAAATATGAATACGCCACTGACACTGAAGCAGCACTGAGAAAAACAACAAAATGTTTTGATACCTCAACTATGCCAAACGATAAATCCAAATTGATAGATTTGATGGTATAGTTTTATTTCAGCATTCATACAAGTACGAATGTAAACGTAACCACGTATTCAGCTCCTTGAAGTTTGAGATAACAAACAATTAACAGCTCAAGCAAATTATGCAGCCATACAAGTGAGATGAGATTAATGAAGGCTATCAATATATTAAAAGGCCCCTTAATGAGGATATAGTGCCAGGCTTAACAACAAGGGAGTTTCTGCTCCAACAATTAGCACCTAAAACTATACCTTGATTTACTAATTCTAAATAGATTTTTAGAACCCATTAACATCTCACACAGAAACATAAATGATATTTGGGAAATTGGATGGCATACAAGTTGGCATATGTGGCAAGTAGTTGGATCAAATTAACTAAAAAACAAGAATAATACGTACTGGACACTAAATTCAAACAGGGCCATCATTTTTTAGAccacaagatgaagtatcacctTGTTTGTTGCGAACACCAACCATCATTTAGTTTGAGCTGTTAGGAAAGGAATCATTGTTACATTTATATTCTTAACACTCTAACGTGTCAATATTGACATTGGCAATTACCACAATTTGAAGGGAATACTATCATTAGGAGGGCATGTTAGTCCCAACTATTTAGGATGCCTATATGGAACTATATCCAAGGTCATAAGACCTACTTTGATATTAAGTGATTGGCTTGACTGCCTTTCTCAAAAAGCACAAATGTGATAGGAAAGGGTCCATTCTATGCACATTCTTACCACATTATGTGGTTGGTTTCGTTAGAACACTACTATCATCAGTCAATGAATCAAcaagatctacatgaataagaaatACACAAAAcacagtaaaataaaataaaataaagtagtCATACAGCAGTTGAAATCAGCAAAGAAAATATCCAAATTTACTTTCTCATCAAAAGAAGTATGCATGATAATCAACATATCTCACCTGCATCAACTTAATAGTGAGTCCAACTCTAGCAGCTTCAATGCTTCCAAAAAGTGACCCTGAGATATGATTGCCCATACAAGCACAGTAAACAAGGATTCACAATGAAAAGTGAGCAGCTAGTTAAATCTGTATGTGTACTTACAGAGTTACAGTTATCAGActtcaaaagaaaagagaaatcTCTCCCAATATTTAACTCATTTTGATTTCTAGAGAACTTACCAAATATGAAGTAGAAGTCATCAACAACCACATCTTTTGCCAAGTTTTTAATGTACAAGACACTTGCAGGGTCTCCAGGAGAATAATTCTGCAAGGTTGAAGTGTTTTTATTCCATCAAACCAAGTATGCATATATAGTGGCCTGGACATAATGATAAGATACACTGATCCAAACTACCATTAAATGATTTGCCAATGTGAACTTCAGTTTTAAAGAAATGgaataaagaaaaagaggaagaacaTAGTAATCCAAAAAGAATTCACATATTAAGCATAAAGATTCAAAATACTGTTTTTAAGAGACATAGTAAGCATAAAGTAAAAAAGGCCAAGAAATCAAATACAAAACAGATTCTTTGTGTCCAAGGGAAATATGCAATAAACTGTGGACAAGGATGAAGTAAACAGATAAATGCAGTATCATCAAGATTCAAAATAGACTTACATGCattcatttttcttttccttttcaaaAGTTAGTAAATTTGATGCAAGAAGCCTATATACAAAAAACAAAGAGGAATGATACCTTGAACATGGGAAGAGACAGGATTTCCTCGGGAGGCAATTTTCCACTTTCAATTTCTTGTGGTGTAGCGATAAGTGAATGCTCAAAATGCTCATTATCTAAAGCTGGTTCTTTTACACACATATCTTTTTCCATAGTTTCCTTGAGAACTGGTTTAGGAGCAACTTTAATCTAATATCAAAATAAGGTGCATCATGTCCAGCAAAGTGCAAACACATATAAGAATATTAAGCTTGTGAAGAAAATGAGAACCTGCAATACAGGATTTTTCTTTCTAATAACTGGAATTTCTTTTGGAACCAAGGAAACAGGTTTCAATCCAACATCTTCATGTGCTACACCTCTATCAACTGCAGGACCAACAATTGCTTCTTGCCTCCTACGCTTTTGACGATGACCACTCTCAGCATCTTCCTGCAAAGGTTAATTTCTAGTTAGGATAAAAAAGCTAGTCTTTGAACAAGTTGAATTTTAATACTACAATCAAGGAAGAACTATAAGTAAATAAGTACTTCTGATGATTCCATCTCAGACTCTTCACTGGATAAATCATTCAAATTTGACTTCATTGCTGTTGTAGTAGGAGGCCGAGGAGGTGATGGAGGTGGAGCAGCAGGTATTGGGGGTGGTAATGGTGGAGTTGGCAATGCCATGCGAAATGGTGCTGGAATATTCATTTTGTTCATTAAATGCAAAACCTGGAAAGACATTATGTTGTTACACATTACAGAAATTCCAAGAGTCTACCATTCTATGTTAACTTTGATAGAACAGATGACGTGGAAAATAACAGTGCTGAAACCAATTCAACCTGTGTATAAAATCGAGGGACAGCAATTAGTGCATTCACAATGTTGGTCAATATATTTCCATCAGGAGGAggatatgcatacctataaaagaAGTTTACAGTTCAGTAGTATAGTTTGATGAGAACATATAATCTATTAAAAGAAAATTGACTTGCAGAAGAATTAGTCTAGCTTCCAGATTcttgttaattttattttaaattactaAACTAGTATCCATCAATGGCAGAGAGGTGATTCTATAATATAGAAATACTTTTTAAGAAGAAATATCGTCACAGACAACCATGCCTCAAATCAACAGGTAATCAATGGGCGGTAGTTATGTATTTCTGTTAGCCCCTTAGACTCGACGGCATGGCTGAGCGCAAGGATTGGCTCGTTGCTCCTTAGATCCAGCAAAGTGGGCATGTGCGCAAGACATGCCAAGCAGCGGGTGGACATGGGGCAGTGCGCGGGCACTGTCTGAGCACAAGTCGAGCAGGAGGTCGACTTGGCGGTGGCAAACAGATGCGAAGAAGCGGACGCGCGGAATCAGAGAATTTGGCCAAGCATGGCTCGTAGAATTTGTGAGCCATGGCATGCAGCGGGTGCATGCAATGCAGCATACGAAAAGATGCAGCAAAAGGGGCTATTTCGGCCCAAGCCCATGAAGCAGAACCATGGACAGCACAAGGGTGCAGGCTTGCTTTGACATGGCGCCAAGGCAGCGACGAGGTGGCTGGCGGTTTGGGACATGTGGCATGGCAGTTGAGCCAACTGCCATGCAACTGCTTGTAAACTGCCAAACCAACCCTGCCTATGCATTATAAATAGGCAAGGGTgtggcaaaggcaaggcacaaGAGAGTTTGTATGAGCATTCTGCCAAGAGAGTCACTTGTAATCCTTTGTTTGTGAATACAAAAGGTTGGGAGTTTTTTTGTACGTTGGCTTATCTTCTTTTTGCGTGGCTTGTGCATTCTCTAGCACATTGGTAGTGCAACTCGGAGGCTGAATCAAGTGCGGAACTTGACTGCCGCGCAGGAATTTTCAAAGGTGAAAATTTACCCCCGTGGCAACTGGTATCAGAGCGCAGATTCATGGCTGGTGGTAGCCACGAACTAAGGGAAAGGCTTTCTTCTGTGGAAGTCGTGCTTGGTGCGGTGCCGAATGGAGAGGATGTTTGCGATCTGGTTGCAAGGGTCCTCAACTTGGAGGCAAGTTTGTTGCATATCCAAGAATCTCTTATGGAAGAGATGGCGCAAATGCGGAAGAACAACGAGG from Zingiber officinale cultivar Zhangliang chromosome 4A, Zo_v1.1, whole genome shotgun sequence includes the following:
- the LOC121969339 gene encoding U11/U12 small nuclear ribonucleoprotein 65 kDa protein-like isoform X1; amino-acid sequence: MSTFFPPAPMPTMPETAPPPLPSNLVPESEESSSGAEAAATLLVRHLPEGMPHDLLSRLFSHYGASSVRPCAGGRLRNCAFVDFKDEVLATQAQTQLNRLRFLGKVLKVERAGKPNLKSADQKSDSQSKKDSTANSSHLKESFTNQKNLTTGEPIAPRLGVDYPFPPHLEYAYPPPDGNILTNIVNALIAVPRFYTQVLHLMNKMNIPAPFRMALPTPPLPPPIPAAPPPSPPRPPTTTAMKSNLNDLSSEESEMESSEEDAESGHRQKRRRQEAIVGPAVDRGVAHEDVGLKPVSLVPKEIPVIRKKNPVLQIKVAPKPVLKETMEKDMCVKEPALDNEHFEHSLIATPQEIESGKLPPEEILSLPMFKNYSPGDPASVLYIKNLAKDVVVDDFYFIFGSLFGSIEAARVGLTIKLMQEGRMRGQAFVTFPSVDLAQHALNLVNGYVFKGKPIIIQFGRNSGAAKAN
- the LOC121969339 gene encoding U11/U12 small nuclear ribonucleoprotein 65 kDa protein-like isoform X2 codes for the protein MSTFFPPAPMPTMPETAPPPLPSNLVPESEESSSGAEAAATLLVRHLPEGMPHDLLSRLFSHYGASSVRPCAGGRLRNCAFVDFKDEVLATQAQTQLNRLRFLGKVLKVERAGKPNLKSADQKSDSQSKKDSTANSSHLKESFTNQKNLTTGEPIAPRLGVDYPFPPHLEYAYPPPDGNILTNIVNALIAVPRFYTQVLHLMNKMNIPAPFRMALPTPPLPPPIPAAPPPSPPRPPTTTAMKSNLNDLSSEESEMESSEEDAESGHRQKRRRQEAIVGPAVDRGVAHEDVGLKPVSLVPKEIPVIRKKNPVLQIKVAPKPVLKETMEKDMCVKEPALDNEHFEHSLIATPQEIESGKLPPEEILSLPMFKNYSPGDPASVLYIKNLAKDVVVDDFYFIFGSLFGSIEAARVGLTIKLMQEGRMRGQAFVTFPSVDLAQHALVCVEQ
- the LOC121969339 gene encoding U11/U12 small nuclear ribonucleoprotein 65 kDa protein-like isoform X3, with product MSTFFPPAPMPTMPETAPPPLPSNLVPESEESSSGAEAAATLLVRHLPEGMPHDLLSRLFSHYGASSVRPCAGGRLRNCAFVDFKDEVLATQAQTQLNRLRFLGKVLKVERAGKPNLKSADQKSDSQSKKDSTANSSHLKESFTNQKNLTTGEPIAPRLGVDYPFPPHLEYAYPPPDGNILTNIVNALIAVPRFYTQVLHLMNKMNIPAPFRMALPTPPLPPPIPAAPPPSPPRPPTTTAMKSNLNDLSSEESEMESSEEDAESGHRQKRRRQEAIVGPAVDRGVAHEDVGLKPVSLVPKEIPVIRKKNPVLQIKVAPKPVLKETMEKDMCVKEPALDNEHFEHSLIATPQEIESGKLPPEEILSLPMFKNYSPGDPASVLYIKNLAKDVVVDDFYFIFGSLFGSIEAARVGLTIKLMQAA